The Microbacterium sp. LWH7-1.2 genome window below encodes:
- a CDS encoding DMT family transporter translates to MPSTIASFPVLGIVLAVASAAMLALGNMMQARGVRSGEAGAFGAKQFFALLRNRPWVIGALLIGAAILLQLASLTFAPLIVVQPVGVVALVFASLLTARATHRKPSRREMRAIATSVIGVGAFVTVAALVSTQRTIEDRQLVAILLTLAVVLCVSIVSAVVGRGHRMPAVVIVIAAGVFSGFVATLGKTVILRVQTVLTTQDYRFDASNLLTLACLVGIALSGGLAIYLIQRAHTVNSPEVVVGGLTVIDPFVAVVLGIAILGEATGAPVWSLLLLAAAGAVAVWGVFDLARAQQASVGDASLES, encoded by the coding sequence ATGCCTTCCACCATCGCTTCGTTCCCCGTGCTGGGCATCGTCCTCGCCGTCGCCTCGGCAGCGATGCTGGCGCTGGGCAACATGATGCAGGCGCGCGGAGTGCGAAGCGGCGAGGCCGGAGCCTTCGGCGCCAAGCAGTTCTTCGCACTCCTGCGCAACAGGCCCTGGGTGATCGGCGCGCTGCTGATCGGAGCGGCGATCCTGCTTCAGCTGGCGAGTCTCACGTTCGCACCGCTCATCGTGGTGCAACCCGTGGGAGTCGTCGCACTGGTCTTCGCCTCGCTGCTCACCGCCCGTGCGACACACCGGAAGCCCTCCCGGAGAGAGATGCGCGCCATCGCGACCAGCGTCATCGGGGTGGGCGCTTTCGTCACCGTGGCGGCGCTCGTGAGCACCCAGCGCACCATCGAGGACCGCCAGCTCGTCGCCATCCTGCTGACGCTCGCCGTCGTGCTCTGCGTATCGATCGTGTCAGCCGTCGTCGGACGCGGACACCGCATGCCCGCCGTCGTGATCGTCATCGCTGCCGGCGTGTTCTCGGGTTTCGTCGCGACGCTCGGCAAGACCGTCATCCTGCGGGTGCAGACGGTCCTCACCACCCAGGACTACCGCTTCGACGCCTCGAACCTGCTGACGCTGGCGTGCCTTGTGGGGATCGCGCTCTCGGGCGGCCTGGCCATCTACCTCATCCAGCGGGCGCACACCGTCAACTCGCCCGAAGTCGTCGTCGGCGGACTCACCGTCATCGATCCCTTCGTGGCCGTCGTGCTCGGCATCGCCATCCTCGGCGAGGCCACGGGTGCGCCGGTCTGGTCGCTCCTCCTGCTGGCAGCGGCCGGCGCGGTGGCGGTATGGGGCGTGTTCGATCTCGCCCGGGCTCAGCAGGCGAGCGTCGGCGACGCATCGCTCGAGAGCTGA
- a CDS encoding Lrp/AsnC family transcriptional regulator has protein sequence MVAGPHLDDIDQQLLAALTADARLPMVTLAAQVHLSRNAVRQRIERMERDGVIAGYTVLRGAASRPRVTAMVMVYRVDRMRDDRVIPALRGIPEVTRCDVLSGAYDLFVTLEADSMDRVGQIWEQIAALPGVADTVTAVSLSRAIDRR, from the coding sequence ATGGTGGCCGGACCGCACCTGGACGACATCGACCAGCAACTGCTCGCAGCGTTGACCGCGGATGCGAGGCTGCCGATGGTGACTCTGGCAGCCCAGGTGCATCTGTCGCGCAACGCGGTGCGGCAGCGCATCGAACGCATGGAGCGCGACGGCGTCATCGCCGGTTACACCGTCCTCCGGGGCGCCGCGTCGCGCCCGCGCGTGACCGCGATGGTCATGGTCTACCGCGTCGACCGCATGCGAGACGATCGGGTGATCCCCGCGTTGCGCGGCATCCCGGAGGTCACCCGCTGCGACGTGCTGTCGGGGGCGTACGACCTTTTCGTGACGCTGGAAGCCGACTCGATGGATCGCGTGGGTCAGATCTGGGAGCAGATCGCCGCCCTGCCGGGCGTGGCCGACACGGTGACCGCGGTCTCGCTGTCGCGGGCCATCGACCGGCGGTGA
- the mmuM gene encoding homocysteine S-methyltransferase → MKTSRTPAVVVLDGGLSNALAERGHDLTDELWTARLLRDAPGEVAAVHRAYFDAGAQVATTASYQASFAGFERAGMTRPEAKDLITRSVTIAREVRDDVAASAGDDAVRLVAASVGPYGAVLADGSEYRGRYGLSRTALRDFHAPRMELLASAGPDMFALETIPDLDEVSVLLDLADEFATPAWLSCTIAGDRLRDGRPAAEAFALAADHSGIVAVGVNCCAPGDVLPAVRSAIAASGKPAIVYPNSGEIWDGAARRWVGEPEFDTALTNSWAEAGARFIGGCCRVGPAAIAGIARALV, encoded by the coding sequence GTGAAGACGTCGCGGACACCGGCGGTGGTCGTGCTCGATGGTGGGCTCTCCAACGCGCTCGCCGAACGCGGCCACGATCTCACCGACGAACTCTGGACCGCGCGGCTGCTGCGCGACGCGCCCGGTGAGGTGGCTGCCGTGCACCGTGCGTATTTCGACGCGGGCGCGCAGGTCGCCACCACCGCCAGCTATCAGGCGAGCTTCGCCGGGTTCGAGCGCGCCGGAATGACCCGCCCCGAGGCGAAGGATCTCATCACCCGAAGTGTGACGATCGCCCGCGAGGTGCGCGACGACGTCGCCGCGTCCGCCGGTGACGATGCGGTTCGACTGGTCGCGGCATCCGTGGGCCCGTACGGAGCAGTGCTCGCCGACGGATCGGAGTACCGCGGCCGCTACGGCCTGAGTCGCACCGCGCTGCGCGACTTCCACGCCCCGCGGATGGAGCTGCTGGCAAGCGCGGGCCCCGACATGTTCGCGCTCGAGACGATCCCGGATCTCGACGAGGTCTCGGTACTCCTCGATCTCGCCGACGAGTTCGCGACGCCCGCCTGGCTGTCGTGCACCATCGCCGGGGACCGGTTGCGCGACGGGCGGCCGGCCGCCGAGGCATTCGCGCTGGCCGCCGACCATAGTGGCATCGTGGCCGTGGGCGTCAACTGCTGCGCGCCCGGCGACGTGCTGCCGGCGGTGCGGTCCGCGATCGCGGCGAGCGGCAAGCCCGCCATCGTCTATCCCAACTCGGGCGAGATCTGGGATGGCGCAGCTCGTCGATGGGTCGGTGAGCCCGAGTTCGACACGGCGCTCACGAACTCCTGGGCGGAGGCGGGCGCGCGCTTCATCGGCGGATGCTGTCGTGTCGGCCCTGCAGCCATCGCCGGTATCGCGCGGGCGCTTGTGTAG
- a CDS encoding aminotransferase class I/II-fold pyridoxal phosphate-dependent enzyme gives MSQRPDRRRAETLSDLTLAVHGGNRLDSTKALRTPLVMANSYELPDDPSDISWSASAPGLYTRNTGVNQAGLQDKLAALEGGEDAVALASGVAALHSVFFTHVRVGDHVIVSDVTYEATWRLWTELLPQRYGIEATFVDVGDLDALRAAFRPSTRLVCIEAIANPTTKVADVAAIAEITRAAGAILMVDSTFTPPPFYRPLADGADLVVHSLTKYINGHGDAMGGAVIGSRELIEPIKADAMVDVGGVISPFNAWQIHRGSVTLPLRLRQHMASALAVAEFLEDDSRVEYVYYPGLPSHPEHALATRQFGGRGYGGMIAFAVAGDPDTQNRFVANLRLITSGFSLGHDDSLIVHTGTEGGRVATYPLPFRTFGHLRLSVGIEETSDLLADLEAALDATFASPRGHRSQVLESERMGG, from the coding sequence ATGTCGCAACGGCCTGACCGCCGACGGGCCGAGACCCTGTCGGACCTCACCCTCGCCGTGCACGGCGGCAATCGCCTCGACTCCACGAAGGCGCTGCGCACGCCGTTGGTGATGGCGAACTCGTACGAGCTTCCCGACGATCCGAGCGACATTAGCTGGTCGGCCTCCGCGCCGGGCCTGTACACCCGCAACACGGGGGTCAACCAGGCCGGCCTGCAAGACAAGCTCGCAGCCCTCGAGGGAGGGGAGGACGCCGTTGCGCTGGCATCCGGGGTTGCCGCCCTGCATTCGGTCTTCTTCACGCACGTCCGCGTCGGCGACCATGTCATCGTCAGCGACGTCACGTACGAGGCGACCTGGCGACTGTGGACCGAACTTCTGCCCCAGCGATACGGCATCGAGGCGACGTTCGTCGACGTGGGCGATCTGGATGCCTTGCGCGCGGCCTTTCGCCCCAGCACCCGGCTCGTCTGCATCGAGGCCATCGCGAACCCCACCACGAAGGTGGCCGATGTCGCCGCGATCGCGGAGATCACCCGCGCTGCCGGTGCGATCCTGATGGTGGACTCGACCTTCACGCCGCCGCCGTTCTACCGCCCGCTCGCCGACGGTGCGGATCTCGTCGTGCACTCGCTGACCAAGTACATCAACGGGCACGGTGACGCCATGGGAGGCGCCGTCATCGGCTCACGCGAGCTCATCGAGCCGATCAAGGCCGACGCCATGGTCGACGTGGGCGGAGTGATCTCACCCTTCAACGCGTGGCAGATCCATCGCGGGTCGGTGACCCTGCCGCTGCGTCTCCGGCAGCACATGGCGTCGGCGCTCGCCGTCGCCGAGTTCCTTGAAGACGACTCTCGAGTCGAATACGTCTACTATCCCGGCCTGCCTTCACACCCCGAGCATGCCCTGGCGACGCGGCAGTTCGGCGGTCGCGGCTACGGCGGCATGATCGCCTTCGCCGTCGCGGGCGACCCCGACACCCAGAACCGGTTCGTCGCCAACCTCCGACTCATCACCTCGGGCTTCTCCCTCGGGCACGACGACTCGCTCATCGTGCACACCGGGACCGAAGGCGGTCGCGTCGCCACCTACCCGCTGCCCTTCCGCACCTTCGGCCACCTGCGCCTCTCGGTGGGCATCGAGGAGACCTCCGATCTGCTCGCAGATCTCGAAGCCGCCCTCGACGCGACGTTTGCGTCGCCGCGAGGGCACCGCTCACAGGTCCTCGAGTCGGAGAGGATGGGTGGGTGA
- a CDS encoding saccharopine dehydrogenase NADP-binding domain-containing protein, with product MSTNDREHDIVLLGASGFVGRYTAQHLARSAPDGVRIAIAGRSARRLDDVTRELGVDWPTIEVDTSDNAAVVGVAASASVIATTVGPYLRYGTAVAAACARAGTSYADLSGESIFVARSIERNHAVAETTGAKIVHSCGFDSIPSDLGLGLAHAAAGGVPIVAATLKVRSLRGGISGGTIDSLREQVKEAKTDAATRRLLADPFALTPGPTVRLPGRPGSGWGKVRGTWQAPFIMGSYNQQIVQRSNYLTGWSYGELLQYREVVVTGRGPAGFVRAGGIALGTAAFVGALSFPPTRAVLDRVLPSPGHGPGADAVEHGRFVLDVDVYPVEGRPVRTHIAAPYDPGYGGTGVMLAESALSLALDDLPDRAGVLTPMVAMGEHLADRLRAHAFTLGTGALP from the coding sequence ATGAGCACGAACGATCGCGAGCACGACATCGTCCTGCTCGGCGCGTCCGGCTTCGTCGGCAGGTACACCGCGCAGCACCTGGCACGATCGGCTCCCGACGGTGTGCGGATCGCCATCGCCGGCCGATCCGCGCGACGCCTCGACGACGTCACCCGCGAACTCGGCGTCGACTGGCCGACCATCGAGGTCGACACCTCGGACAACGCCGCCGTCGTGGGGGTCGCAGCATCCGCTTCCGTCATCGCCACCACCGTCGGACCGTACCTGCGCTACGGCACGGCGGTCGCGGCGGCCTGCGCCCGCGCCGGCACGTCGTACGCCGATCTGTCGGGCGAGAGCATCTTCGTCGCGCGCAGCATCGAGCGCAATCACGCCGTCGCCGAGACGACGGGCGCCAAGATCGTGCACTCGTGCGGCTTCGACTCGATCCCGTCCGACCTCGGCCTCGGTCTCGCCCACGCCGCCGCCGGCGGTGTGCCGATCGTCGCCGCCACCCTCAAGGTGCGGTCGCTGCGCGGCGGCATCAGCGGCGGCACGATCGACTCGCTGCGGGAGCAGGTGAAGGAGGCGAAGACGGATGCTGCGACCCGCCGCCTTCTGGCAGACCCCTTCGCGCTCACGCCCGGGCCGACCGTGCGGCTGCCGGGCCGTCCCGGCAGCGGCTGGGGCAAGGTGCGCGGCACCTGGCAGGCGCCGTTCATCATGGGCTCCTACAACCAGCAGATCGTGCAGCGCAGCAACTACCTCACGGGGTGGAGCTACGGCGAGCTCCTGCAGTACCGCGAAGTCGTGGTGACCGGGCGCGGCCCGGCGGGGTTCGTACGGGCAGGCGGGATCGCTCTCGGGACGGCCGCCTTCGTCGGCGCGCTCTCGTTCCCTCCGACCCGGGCGGTCCTGGATCGGGTGCTTCCCTCCCCCGGACATGGACCCGGGGCCGATGCGGTCGAGCACGGCCGCTTCGTCCTGGACGTCGACGTCTACCCGGTCGAGGGCCGGCCTGTGCGCACGCACATCGCCGCCCCATACGATCCCGGCTACGGCGGAACCGGGGTCATGCTCGCCGAGTCGGCGCTGAGCCTCGCCCTCGACGACCTCCCCGACCGCGCCGGGGTGCTGACCCCGATGGTCGCCATGGGCGAGCACCTGGCCGATCGCCTCCGCGCGCACGCCTTCACGTTGGGTACAGGCGCGCTGCCCTGA
- a CDS encoding helix-turn-helix transcriptional regulator: MDRAQLADFLRRRREALQPEDVGLRRGTRRRTAGLRREEVAVLCDMSTDYYSRLEQARGPQPSEQMLAAIARGLRLTLDERDHLFRLAGHTAPARALRGEHVSPGLMRILDRLADTPAQVMTELGETLAQTPAARALFGDETRFDGLMRSVCYRWFVDPSARDVYPAEDHPALSRVWTAEIRTAYAKFGADSRAGAMVSALLRESPEFAELWAEHEVRSTHAREKRLQHPEVGVMDMQCQFLIDPEQGQTLLVLTATPGTPSYERLQLLSVIGTQEIAAGR; encoded by the coding sequence ATGGACAGAGCACAGTTGGCCGACTTCCTGCGTCGCCGCCGCGAGGCGCTGCAGCCCGAAGACGTCGGGCTGCGGCGCGGGACCCGGCGCCGCACGGCCGGCCTTCGGCGCGAGGAGGTCGCGGTGCTGTGCGACATGTCGACCGACTACTACAGCAGGCTCGAGCAGGCCCGAGGTCCCCAGCCGTCGGAGCAGATGCTCGCCGCGATCGCCCGCGGCCTGCGGCTGACGTTGGACGAGCGCGACCACCTGTTCCGGCTCGCGGGTCACACGGCGCCGGCGCGGGCACTGCGCGGCGAGCACGTCTCACCCGGACTCATGCGCATTCTCGACCGCCTCGCCGACACGCCCGCCCAGGTCATGACCGAGCTCGGCGAGACGCTCGCCCAGACACCGGCGGCCCGCGCGCTGTTCGGCGACGAGACGCGCTTCGACGGCCTCATGCGCAGCGTCTGCTACCGGTGGTTCGTCGACCCGTCGGCGCGCGACGTCTACCCGGCCGAGGACCATCCCGCGCTCTCGCGCGTCTGGACCGCCGAGATCCGCACCGCCTACGCGAAGTTCGGCGCCGACTCGCGCGCCGGCGCGATGGTGTCGGCGTTGCTGCGCGAGAGCCCGGAGTTCGCCGAACTGTGGGCCGAGCACGAGGTGCGCTCGACGCATGCCCGCGAGAAGCGCCTGCAGCACCCCGAGGTGGGCGTGATGGACATGCAGTGCCAATTCCTCATCGACCCCGAGCAGGGTCAGACTCTTCTCGTGCTCACCGCGACGCCCGGTACCCCGAGCTACGAGCGGCTGCAGCTGCTCTCGGTGATCGGCACGCAGGAAATCGCCGCCGGCCGCTGA
- a CDS encoding DUF1697 domain-containing protein: MRCVAFMRNVNQGQRGHPSTADIVAGFADAGCPDVRTFQSNGTVLFDSDEPAESVESAAEAIAARSGHDRDILWIPLAELAAIVDQHGATPDPRRHEFTLHRGGTVDAHAPDAISLTAQARCSIVDAGPGWALVRNDIDGQGNATPVLERLTGDRATSRGLPTLVRLIARFGSR; the protein is encoded by the coding sequence ATGCGCTGCGTCGCCTTCATGCGGAACGTCAACCAGGGCCAGCGCGGCCATCCGTCGACCGCCGACATCGTGGCCGGCTTCGCCGACGCCGGCTGCCCCGACGTGCGGACCTTCCAGAGCAACGGCACGGTCCTCTTCGACTCCGACGAACCTGCCGAGTCGGTCGAGAGCGCAGCGGAGGCGATCGCGGCGAGGTCCGGTCATGATCGCGACATCCTGTGGATCCCGCTCGCCGAACTCGCGGCGATCGTCGATCAGCACGGCGCGACACCCGACCCGCGCCGGCACGAGTTCACCCTTCATCGCGGCGGCACGGTCGATGCCCACGCTCCCGACGCGATCAGCCTCACCGCGCAGGCGCGGTGCTCGATCGTCGACGCCGGGCCCGGCTGGGCGCTCGTCAGGAACGACATCGACGGTCAAGGCAACGCCACCCCCGTGCTGGAGCGCCTCACCGGTGACCGAGCGACCTCCCGCGGACTCCCGACGCTCGTTCGCCTGATCGCCCGCTTCGGCTCCCGCTGA
- a CDS encoding aspartate ammonia-lyase — protein sequence MSASTTRIERDSLGELAVPADAYWGVHTARARENFTISSTPISRHPDLVDALVTVKDAAAAANHELGLLPAGVAEAIAFACRRVRAGELHDQFCVDVLQGGAGTSTNMNANEVIANAALEHLGLPRGRYDVVHPINDVNRSQSTNDVYPTAVKIAVVKGLLRLVPELEDLAEAFEERSVAFGAIVKIGRTQLQDAVPMTLGDEFAAFAVAIREDVVRIGDTVPLLLECSLGGTAVGTGVTAPAGYRDLALERLRERSGLALTPAAHLFEASWDVSAFLQSSAVLRRTAIKLSKISNDLRLLASGPQAGLGEIRLPARQAGSSIMPGKVNPVIPEVVNQIAFAVMGADVTIGVAAESGQLQLNAFEPIIAHSLLQSLSWVTNGVSALRRFCVEGIEANDTVLARYVASSVGTVTALVPSIGYEAAARAAQHALRTGIPIADAVSQHTGLSREEAAELLAH from the coding sequence ATGAGCGCGTCCACAACCCGGATCGAGCGCGATTCGCTCGGCGAGCTGGCGGTGCCGGCCGACGCCTATTGGGGCGTGCACACGGCCCGCGCCCGGGAGAACTTCACGATCAGCAGCACGCCGATCTCGCGGCATCCTGATCTCGTCGACGCCCTTGTCACCGTGAAGGATGCTGCTGCCGCCGCCAACCACGAGCTCGGGCTGCTGCCGGCGGGAGTGGCAGAGGCCATCGCCTTCGCCTGCCGAAGGGTGCGCGCCGGTGAGCTGCACGACCAGTTCTGCGTCGACGTCCTGCAGGGCGGTGCGGGTACGAGCACGAACATGAACGCCAACGAGGTGATAGCCAACGCCGCCCTGGAGCACCTGGGGCTGCCGCGCGGCCGTTACGACGTCGTGCACCCGATCAACGACGTGAACCGGAGCCAGTCGACCAACGACGTCTACCCGACCGCGGTCAAGATCGCCGTGGTGAAGGGACTGTTGCGGCTGGTGCCGGAGCTGGAGGACCTGGCCGAGGCGTTCGAAGAGCGAAGCGTCGCGTTCGGCGCCATCGTCAAGATCGGCCGGACCCAGCTCCAGGATGCCGTGCCGATGACCCTCGGCGACGAGTTCGCCGCGTTCGCGGTCGCCATCCGCGAAGACGTGGTGCGCATCGGCGACACCGTGCCGCTGCTGCTGGAATGCAGCCTCGGCGGCACTGCCGTGGGCACCGGTGTGACCGCCCCGGCCGGCTATCGGGATCTCGCTCTCGAGCGACTCCGCGAGCGTTCCGGGCTTGCGCTGACCCCGGCGGCGCACCTGTTCGAAGCCAGCTGGGACGTCAGCGCCTTCCTGCAATCCTCCGCGGTGCTCCGCCGCACCGCGATCAAGCTGTCGAAGATCAGCAACGATCTGCGGCTGCTCGCCAGCGGGCCGCAGGCAGGTCTCGGCGAGATCCGCCTCCCCGCCCGCCAAGCCGGGTCGTCGATCATGCCAGGCAAGGTGAACCCGGTCATTCCCGAGGTGGTGAACCAGATCGCCTTCGCGGTCATGGGCGCGGACGTCACGATCGGCGTCGCCGCCGAGAGCGGCCAGCTGCAGCTGAACGCCTTCGAGCCGATCATCGCGCATTCGCTCCTGCAATCGCTGAGCTGGGTGACCAACGGCGTCTCGGCGCTGCGCCGGTTCTGCGTGGAGGGCATCGAAGCGAACGACACCGTGCTCGCGCGCTACGTGGCATCGTCTGTCGGCACCGTCACGGCCCTGGTGCCGTCCATCGGCTACGAGGCGGCCGCCCGGGCGGCTCAGCACGCGCTTCGCACCGGCATCCCGATCGCCGACGCCGTGTCGCAGCACACCGGACTGTCGCGAGAAGAGGCAGCTGAGCTCTTGGCCCACTGA
- a CDS encoding aldo/keto reductase — translation MKQRTLAGRQVSAIGLGAMPLSMNNDKVYPSFDDAVATVHAALDAGVTLIDTADIYAPDGEEMGHNERIVAEALRTWGGDGSGIFVATKGGITLGDDGSKGRDGSEAYLRSAVERSLDILGVDQIELYQYHRPDRWLVYGDIMAGLKALQDDGLVRAIGISNASVEEIQIAIDVLGEGNLASVQNEFSPKHPASIDELRFCGERGIAFLPWSPLGGTGGGARRVGDRFSAFREVAEAHGVSPQQAVLAWELALGSHVIPIPGARRAASIIDSAHAADLELSADEVTRLSESVGIFED, via the coding sequence ATGAAGCAGCGCACGCTGGCAGGGCGACAGGTCTCGGCGATCGGGCTCGGTGCGATGCCGCTGTCGATGAACAACGACAAGGTGTATCCGTCGTTCGACGATGCGGTGGCCACGGTGCACGCGGCGCTCGACGCCGGCGTCACACTCATCGACACCGCCGACATCTACGCGCCGGACGGCGAGGAGATGGGGCACAACGAGCGCATCGTCGCGGAGGCGCTGCGCACGTGGGGCGGCGACGGGTCGGGCATCTTCGTCGCGACGAAGGGCGGCATCACGCTCGGCGACGACGGCTCGAAAGGACGGGACGGATCCGAGGCGTACCTGCGGTCGGCGGTCGAGCGGTCGCTCGACATCCTGGGCGTCGACCAGATCGAGCTGTACCAGTACCACCGTCCCGACCGCTGGCTCGTCTACGGCGACATCATGGCGGGTCTGAAAGCGCTGCAGGACGACGGGCTCGTCCGTGCGATCGGCATCTCGAACGCGAGCGTCGAAGAGATCCAGATCGCAATCGATGTGCTCGGAGAGGGCAATCTCGCCAGCGTGCAGAACGAGTTCTCACCGAAGCATCCGGCGAGCATCGACGAGCTGCGCTTCTGCGGGGAGCGTGGCATCGCCTTCCTGCCGTGGAGCCCCCTGGGCGGCACGGGCGGGGGAGCGCGCCGGGTCGGCGACCGGTTCTCGGCGTTCCGGGAGGTCGCCGAGGCGCACGGCGTCAGCCCGCAGCAGGCGGTGCTCGCGTGGGAGCTGGCGCTGGGCTCGCACGTCATTCCGATTCCGGGAGCTCGGCGCGCAGCATCCATCATCGACTCGGCCCACGCGGCAGACCTCGAGCTCAGCGCGGACGAGGTCACGCGGTTGTCGGAGTCGGTGGGGATCTTCGAGGACTGA
- a CDS encoding SDR family oxidoreductase, with translation MAKPLDIPVPDLTGKLALVTGASDGVGLEIAARLARAGADILMPVRNQQKGEAAATQIAQRTNRGSIRVLPLDLASLDSVATLTARLNDDGRPIDLLIANAGVMNPPTRQVTADGFELQLATNHLGHFALVAQLHPLLVEAKAHVTSQVSIAADRGAVNWDDPNWEHGYDPMKAYSSSKIAFGLFAMELQRRSDAAGWGIRSNLSHPGITPTNLLAAQPGMGRSTDTTAVKFIRAMSRRGILFGTASSAALSAVYAATSPDARDGHLYGPKGFAHLSGLPAEQPMYSRLESETDGGRVWDLSEQLTGVRVAPLGR, from the coding sequence ATGGCCAAGCCTCTCGACATCCCCGTTCCCGACCTCACCGGCAAGCTCGCCCTCGTCACCGGCGCGAGCGACGGCGTAGGCCTCGAGATCGCCGCGCGTCTCGCCCGCGCCGGCGCCGACATCCTCATGCCCGTCCGCAACCAGCAGAAAGGCGAGGCTGCGGCCACCCAGATCGCGCAGCGGACCAACCGCGGCAGCATCCGTGTCCTCCCCCTCGACCTCGCGTCTCTCGATTCGGTCGCGACCCTCACCGCGCGGCTGAACGACGATGGCCGCCCCATCGACCTCCTTATCGCGAACGCCGGCGTGATGAACCCGCCGACCCGCCAGGTCACCGCCGACGGATTCGAACTGCAACTCGCCACGAACCATCTCGGCCATTTCGCGCTCGTCGCCCAGCTGCACCCGCTGCTCGTCGAGGCGAAGGCGCACGTCACCAGCCAGGTGAGCATCGCCGCCGATCGGGGCGCCGTGAACTGGGACGACCCGAACTGGGAGCACGGCTACGACCCGATGAAGGCGTACAGCTCGTCGAAGATCGCGTTCGGCCTGTTCGCGATGGAACTGCAGCGGAGATCGGATGCTGCGGGCTGGGGAATCCGCAGCAACCTGTCGCATCCCGGCATCACGCCGACGAATCTGCTCGCCGCGCAGCCGGGCATGGGCCGGTCCACGGACACGACCGCGGTGAAGTTCATCCGGGCGATGTCGCGCCGCGGCATCCTGTTCGGCACTGCGTCCTCGGCGGCGCTGTCGGCGGTCTACGCCGCGACGAGCCCCGACGCCCGCGACGGACACCTCTACGGGCCGAAGGGCTTCGCCCACCTGAGCGGCCTGCCGGCGGAGCAGCCGATGTACTCCCGCCTCGAGAGCGAGACCGACGGTGGCCGCGTGTGGGACCTCTCCGAGCAGCTCACCGGCGTGCGCGTCGCGCCACTCGGTCGTTGA